ggagagtgggtggtgtgtagaggtggagagtgggtggtgtagaggtggagagtgggtggtgtgtagaggtggagagtgggtggtgtagaggtggagagtgggtggtgtgtagaggtggagagtgggtggtgtgtagaggtggagagtgggtggtgtagaggtggagagtgggtggtgtgtagaggtggagagtgggtggtgtgtagaggggagagtgggtggtgtgtagaggtggagagtgggtgatgtgtagagggggagagtgggtggtgtagagggggagagtgggtggtgtgtagaggtggagagtgggtggtgtgtagaggggagagtgggtggtgtagaggtggagagtgggtggtgtgtagaggtggagagtgggtgatgtgtagaggtggagagtgggtggtgtggagagtgggtggtgtgtagaggtggagagtgggtgatgtgtagaggtggagagtgggtgatgtgtagagggggagagtgggtggtgtagaggtggagagtgggtgatgtgtagaggtggagagtgggtggtgtggagagtgggtggtgtgtagaggtggagagtgggtggtgtgtagaggtggagagtgggtgatgtgtagaggtggagagtgggtgatgtgtagagggggagagtgggtggtgtagaggtggagagtgggtggtgtgtagaggtggagagtgggtgatgtgtagagggggagagtgggtggtgtagaggtggagagtgggtggtgtgtagagggggagagtgggtggtgtagaggtggagagtgggtggtgtgtagaggtggagagtgggtggtgtgtagaggtggagagtgggtggtgtggagagtgggtggtgtgtagaggtggagagtgggtggtgtgtagaggtggagagtgggtgatgtgtagagggggagagtgggtggtgtagaggtggagagtgggtgatgtgtagagggggagagtgggtggtgtagaggtggagagtgggtggtgtgtagaggtggagagtgggtgatgtgtagaggtggagagtgggtgatgtgtagagggggagagtgggtggtgtagaggtggagagtgggtggtgtgtagaggggagagtggggggtgtgtagaggtggagagtgggtggtgtagaggtggagagtgggtggtgtgtagaggtggagagtgggtggtgtagaggggagagtgggtggtgtgtagaggggagagtgggtggtgtgtagagggggagagtgggtggtgtgtagaggtggagagtgggtggtgtgtagaggtggagagtgggtggtgtgtagaggtggagtgtgggtggtgtgtagaggtggagagtgggtggtgtgtagaggtggagagtgggtggtgtagaggtggagagtgggtggtgtgtagaggtggaaagtgggtggtgtagaggtggagagtgggtgatgtgtagaggtggagagtgggtggtgtgtagagggaagagtgggtggtgtgtagaggtggagagtgggtggtgtgtagaggtggagagtgggtggtgtgtagaggtggagagtgggtggtgtgtagaggtggagtgtgggtggtgtgtagaggtggagagtgggtggtgtgtagaggtggagagtgggtggtgtagaggtggagagtgggtggtgtgtagaggtggaaagtgggtggtgtagaggtggagagtgggtgatgtgtagaggtggagagtgggtggtgtgtagagggaagagtgggtggtgtgtagaggtggagagtgggtggtgtgtagaggtggagagtgggtggtgtgtagaggtggagagtgggtggtgtagaggtggagagtgggtggtgtagatctcctcatggactgactgtctctcctcagaccagcagtcaactggtcgtccccctcactgtttatactaatacagcctttaatactggaatagttcatgtaccaaacacacaatgttaatgtttctctctctctatagagttctaattgtgaggagaacagaattactctaattaatcaaagaacaccaaaactcacagtactggagaatcttctgcattctctcccagactctgaacttcaggttggaaagatgttttgctacattgatcaaagTTCCTGACACCTTCTCATGTTCCTTTGGGGTGTGATCAACACTGGAAATGTATAAAGCcattatattattaaaatatataatagatTATTATTTATCTTATTCAAAGTATTTAACATTAAAAGTAACATGTGAAATATCTTTAATTAAATCCATCAATATGTCTTTGAAATGTTTGGACATTgtcaatatcaatatatattttttattcctaAATACCTTCTTCATATATCATGTTTCTGAAATAACACAGACCACATACTGAAGATCTGAATGTATCAgaataacaaacaaaatgtgtaacacaatatatcaaacagaaataataatcacttactgtttcaatgtggacgacacattctgagaaggaaacagagggaaaaacacagaaaatgaaatacaatttttGTCATTTTCTTTATGAGGGTCAAATATGCCTTTtcattatatgttaataaaatcaatgtgtctaaagacccttacacacacacacacacacacacacacacacacacacacacacacacacacacacacacacacacacacacacacacacacacacacaaactaaaacaaatgtcacaacattttacttttttgtgtgcatttgtgtgtttaagtgagagacagacagactgagtgattcttactagtaagaacgggatgttctcagcttccatcttcttctctgtgtttctgatttgatctgaaagagatgctatttctccactcatctcctcaatcttcctcctcatcatgtgactcttctgctcctcttcctccttcagtgcagctattcttgctgcttcttcatctcttagaaactggtggatcttctcaaactcctcctttatctgtctctctgtgtgatgggcctgatactggaatgggagatgatgaggaaatataaactatccaaatgtgtgtgtttcattatggtgtacgtggacagtgatcacagcaccattcagaactcagagtgacctttcaccttaatgtgtgctgctgttttctcacaagcttgtttatgttcctctaagaccttcagatgctgctgtagagactccagtgaggtcttgagtttgttctgtaaaatacgggtttagtagaggacagtgtgagtCTTACAGGACTCATCACTGTATCTGTATAGATGTGCTGGAGATCACAGAGATTATAACGACTGAACACAATGGCATGTTTACTATGattccttttcatcctttcatATCAAATTGAGATGTTTGATATATCATAGCAGGttgtatatcaatatttttatttatattaagtTTCACGGTGAATGAAGGTCTGATTTAGTTGTCTGAAATCTCATCATCTGACTCATTTAATCTAACCTGTCTAACATATATTTCAAGATAATTGTAAACACTGGACAAACATTACAGTTAAACATTAGTGTacatttcataccttaaagtcacacacagcttcttcTACTGGACAGCAGTCGTGAGTTTTATGTGCCTTTGCAGTctgacacaccaaacacacaggctgttggtcctccagacagaagagtttgagtttctcattgtgcagactgcagagcacctcagaccctgctgaagaTCTCTGACTCCTGCTTTCTAGAAAAGACTCACACAGGTTCTTTAGTGCACGATTACAGGGAGGATCATCTCTTGAAGATCTTCtcctacaaactggaca
The sequence above is a segment of the Brachyhypopomus gauderio isolate BG-103 unplaced genomic scaffold, BGAUD_0.2 sc116, whole genome shotgun sequence genome. Coding sequences within it:
- the LOC143497920 gene encoding E3 ubiquitin-protein ligase TRIM35-like, whose translation is MAATNPLSEEEFSCPVCCDIFRDPVVLSCSHSVCKTCLQQFWETKGSQECPVCRRRSSRDDPPCNRALKNLCESFLESRSQRSSAGSEVLCSLHNEKLKLFCLEDQQPVCLVCQTAKAHKTHDCCPVEEAVCDFKNKLKTSLESLQQHLKVLEEHKQACEKTAAHIKYQAHHTERQIKEEFEKIHQFLRDEEAARIAALKEEEEQKSHMMRRKIEEMSGEIASLSDQIRNTEKKMEAENIPFLLNVSSTLKHVDHTPKEHEKVSGTLINVAKHLSNLKFRVWERMQKILQYYPVTLDPNTAHPHLHLSDDLTTVEERPQKSLLPDNPERFDEWVCVLGSEGFNSGTHCWDVDVGDSDDWELGIIRESECRKVDSYWSSAWRVCYTKIIGQYWTRCPGQTDNLLTPTEKVQRVRVQLDWDRGKVTFTDLLTSSHLRTITHTFTDTVFPLFCSSSPVRILPAKIS